AGACCAGCTCCGCACCGGGGAAATGGTCGCGCAGCCTGAGCACCAACGATTTGACCTGCGCTTCCATGAAGAAGACGAAGACGTTTTCGGCCAAGAACAGGAAGGGGCGCTGAGAATGCACCTTCACCGCCTCCAGCCAGGCGTCCTCGAGCACCGAGCAGCCCAGCAGATGGTAGCGTTCCCCTTCATCGCCGATGAACTTCCGACGCAGCCCGATGACCTCCGGTAAATCCAAGTCGTACCACTCCACCCGGCCGTTGTCCACCCGTTCG
The DNA window shown above is from Candidatus Neomarinimicrobiota bacterium and carries:
- a CDS encoding class I SAM-dependent methyltransferase; the encoded protein is ERVDNGRVEWYDLDLPEVIGLRRKFIGDEGERYHLLGCSVLEDAWLEAVKVHSQRPFLFLAENVFVFFMEAQVKSLVLRLRDHFPGAELVFDGWTPFFVWLGNRQLSSSKFAGLLHWGFWRSQALEGWGEGIHMLGQWGFFDQPEPRMDSFRWMAPIFRLFKPMRIFHFQLGKAAG